A single region of the Anomaloglossus baeobatrachus isolate aAnoBae1 chromosome 2, aAnoBae1.hap1, whole genome shotgun sequence genome encodes:
- the LOC142290759 gene encoding trophoblast glycoprotein-like, with the protein MLSRFSPNRHGHLMITTTLLRSSEAHGSLVLKLIGMLVLVNVTLCCPFNCHCHNKTGVVQCHFLSSQQDLPEDVPHWVQNLSLTGSKLSVLQRSYFQKDGIQLSNLTTLLLTNNNIQAIESKAFYDLPNLTTLDLSNNPLESLSNETFLGLSQLVTLKLNSALRETAQTKLFNSPWNDVLMNLRNIELIGNDLQTFPKNVLDLRSLQTIKLGNNSIKMIDKETILQIEEMKVRVFLNPNPIVCDCKTIDMIVWLQNTTQNSADQNLKCSAPPNQNGTLVVKMKTETLKCISEELETASYVFFGIVLALIGVIFLMVLYLNRRGIKRWLNNFREACRDQMEGYHYRYEQDSDPRRSNASTGI; encoded by the coding sequence ATGCTGTCAAGATTCAGTCCCAACCGGCATGGCCACCTCATGATCACCACCACCTTGCTAAGATCTTCTGAAGCTCATGGTTCTTTGGTCTTGAAGTTGATCGGGATGCTCGTCTTGGTCAATGTCACTCTTTGTTGCCCCTTTAATTGCCACTGCCATAATAAGACTGGTGTGGTGCAATGCCATTTCTTGTCTTCTCAGCAGGACCTCCCAGAGGATGTTCCTCACTGGGTTCAGAACTTGTCACTCACTGGAAGCAAATTAAGTGTCCTGCAACGTTCCTACTTCCAGAAGGATGGGATACAGTTAAGCAATCTAACAACCCTTCTTCTTACCAATAACAACATTCAAGCCATCGAGTCGAAGGCATTCTATGACCTACCCAACTTGACCACCTTGGATTTAAGCAACAACCCCCTGGAGTCTTTATCTAATGAGACATTTTTGGGATTAAGTCAACTGGTAACCTTAAAGTTGAACAGTGCCCTTCGGGAAACAGCTCAGACTAAACTGTTTAACTCTCCATGGAACGATGTGTTGATGAACCTCCGGAATATAGAACTTATCGGCAATGATTTACAAACGTTCCCCAAGAACGTCTTGGATCTTCGAAGCTTGCAGACCATTAAGCTGGGGAATAATTCCATTAAGATGATCGATAAAGAAACAATTCTGCAGATCGAGGAGATGAAAGTCCGAGTGTTTCTAAACCCCAACCCAATCGTCTGTGACTGTAAGACCATTGACATGATCGTGTGGCTACAAAATACAACTCAGAACTCAGCAGATCAAAATCTGAAGTGCTCCGCTCCTCCGAACCAAAACGGGACCTTAGTCGTAAAGATGAAAACGGAGACCCTGAAGTGTATCAGCGAGGAGCTCGAGACTGCCTCCTACGTCTTCTTTGGTATAGTGCTGGCTCTGATAGGAGTTATATTCCTTATGGTCCTCTACTTGAACAGACGAGGGATTAAGAGGTGGCTCAATAACTTCCGGGAAGCCTGCAGGGACCAAATGGAAGGATATCACTACCGATACGAACAAGACTCCGACCCGAGGAGGTCAAACGCCTCAACTGGGATTTAA